A single window of Alphaproteobacteria bacterium DNA harbors:
- the ftsY gene encoding signal recognition particle-docking protein FtsY, with product MSWFQKLKEGLSKSSQKIAENIHSVLVKKPLDDEVLAEIEEILIASDFGPKTAAVYIEALRKARFGKEVTDEEIRETLALEIQKSLEAISHTFELSDQKPFVILMVGVNGTGKTTTIGKLANKYTALGKKVMIAAGDTFRAAAVEQLDVWAKRANCELIKKEQGADPASLAFEAMQKAQEKGVDILFIDTAGRLQNQSHLMAELQKIIRVMQKVDASAPHATFLTLDATTGQNAFAQIEIFQQFTSINGLIVTKLDGTAKGGVVVGLCDRYKIPIRAIGVGEQIEDLQDFDAKNFARSLMGISQNDV from the coding sequence ATGAGTTGGTTCCAAAAATTAAAAGAAGGCCTATCCAAATCCTCCCAAAAGATCGCTGAGAATATTCACTCAGTCTTGGTAAAAAAACCTCTTGATGATGAGGTGCTTGCTGAGATTGAAGAAATTCTGATTGCATCAGATTTTGGACCCAAAACGGCTGCTGTTTATATTGAAGCTTTGCGCAAGGCGCGTTTTGGTAAAGAAGTCACAGATGAAGAAATTCGGGAGACTTTAGCTCTTGAGATTCAGAAGAGTCTTGAGGCTATATCACATACATTTGAGTTATCAGATCAAAAGCCTTTTGTCATTTTGATGGTGGGTGTGAATGGGACGGGTAAAACAACAACCATTGGCAAGCTCGCGAATAAGTACACAGCTCTTGGCAAAAAAGTCATGATTGCGGCAGGCGATACATTTAGAGCAGCTGCCGTTGAGCAGCTTGATGTTTGGGCAAAAAGAGCCAATTGTGAATTGATTAAAAAAGAGCAGGGGGCCGATCCTGCAAGTCTTGCTTTTGAAGCCATGCAAAAAGCACAAGAAAAGGGTGTTGATATTTTGTTTATCGATACAGCAGGGCGCCTTCAGAACCAGTCTCATTTGATGGCAGAGTTGCAAAAGATTATCCGTGTTATGCAAAAAGTAGATGCAAGCGCACCTCATGCCACATTCTTGACGCTTGATGCAACTACAGGTCAAAATGCTTTCGCGCAGATTGAGATCTTTCAGCAATTTACATCGATCAATGGTCTTATTGTTACAAAATTGGATGGTACAGCGAAAGGTGGTGTTGTTGTTGGTCTTTGTGATCGCTATAAAATTCCGATTAGAGCGATTGGTGTCGGGGAGCAAATTGAAGATTTGCAGGATTTCGATGCAAAAAATTTCGCTCGTTCATTAATGGGAATTTCACAAAATGACGTGTAA
- a CDS encoding Hpt domain-containing protein, with protein MTTEPILNQQILSHLEELLGDSYHLVLETYISSSQTLIENLDEAMKSNDLILLSQYAHPLKSSSLQIGAVTLSECAAQIENPAKESDLKSMQELVSYCQTLHGQVISELRNILQEDCQ; from the coding sequence ATGACAACAGAACCTATTCTTAATCAACAAATCCTCTCACACCTTGAAGAGTTGCTAGGCGATAGTTACCATTTAGTTCTAGAAACCTACATCTCTTCATCACAAACGCTCATAGAAAACCTGGATGAGGCCATGAAAAGCAATGATCTCATTTTACTATCACAATACGCCCATCCTTTAAAATCATCCAGCCTACAGATTGGGGCTGTCACCCTATCTGAATGCGCCGCTCAGATCGAAAATCCGGCTAAAGAAAGTGATCTTAAAAGCATGCAAGAGCTTGTGAGCTATTGCCAAACACTTCATGGACAAGTGATATCAGAGCTACGCAATATCTTACAAGAAGATTGCCAATAA
- the mnmE gene encoding tRNA uridine-5-carboxymethylaminomethyl(34) synthesis GTPase MnmE, with translation MSLYVNNDTIYALATAPGKAGIAVIRLSGPKTIEICEKLTKKEIPKPHYARIRSFYHPKTSDLLDNGLLLFMPNPHSFTGEDVAECQIHGGPAITAAFLEALSHFEQTRLAEPGEFSRRAFLNGKLDLTEIEALADLIHAQTQMQHRLALRQMAGSLTTLYQKWREDLKKSLAYLEAFLDFPDEDLPESINPVLYENVQRLKAELAAHLNDQQIGEKIREGFYVSITGLPNAGKSTLLNYLAKRDVAIVTDIAGTTRDPVEVEMNIGGYPVVLIDTAGLRETTDIVESIGIKKALEKAEHADFNILLLEGKNLQDLQKDLAQLNKFLPFESERLLVINKSDLLSESGIQKICASLTQNQQPIFISLKDSQGIDDFKDALLAFFSSHFALPEGPLITRERHRVHLQKCLIALESFLINPDQVLAAEDLRQAMHQLGTITGIVDVEDLLDVIFRDFCIGK, from the coding sequence ATGTCTCTCTATGTAAACAATGATACCATCTACGCTCTTGCAACAGCACCGGGGAAAGCCGGGATCGCTGTTATTCGCCTTTCCGGCCCCAAAACGATCGAAATCTGTGAGAAACTCACAAAAAAAGAGATTCCAAAACCCCATTATGCACGCATCCGGTCATTTTACCATCCCAAAACAAGCGATTTGCTTGACAATGGCCTTTTGCTTTTTATGCCAAATCCACATAGCTTTACAGGTGAAGATGTGGCTGAATGCCAAATCCATGGCGGCCCAGCAATCACTGCTGCTTTTCTGGAAGCCTTAAGCCATTTTGAGCAAACAAGACTTGCTGAGCCTGGTGAATTTTCGCGCAGAGCCTTTTTAAATGGCAAGCTTGACCTAACCGAAATTGAGGCTCTGGCTGACTTAATCCATGCCCAAACACAGATGCAGCATCGACTTGCCTTAAGACAAATGGCCGGAAGTCTTACAACTCTCTATCAAAAATGGAGAGAAGATCTAAAAAAATCCCTCGCCTATCTTGAAGCTTTTCTGGATTTTCCTGATGAAGATCTGCCAGAATCCATCAATCCTGTGCTCTATGAAAATGTTCAAAGGCTCAAAGCTGAACTTGCAGCTCATTTGAATGATCAACAGATCGGGGAAAAAATCCGAGAAGGGTTTTATGTCTCAATCACAGGCCTTCCGAATGCCGGAAAATCAACGCTCCTTAATTATCTGGCCAAACGGGATGTTGCGATTGTAACGGACATTGCCGGCACCACGCGCGATCCGGTTGAAGTTGAAATGAACATCGGGGGCTATCCTGTCGTATTGATTGATACAGCAGGCCTACGAGAGACAACCGATATCGTTGAATCAATCGGCATTAAAAAGGCGCTCGAAAAAGCAGAACATGCCGATTTCAACATTCTTTTACTTGAAGGAAAAAATCTGCAGGATCTGCAAAAAGATCTCGCTCAATTGAACAAATTCTTGCCATTTGAAAGCGAGCGCCTTTTGGTGATCAACAAATCTGATCTTCTGTCCGAGTCAGGCATACAAAAGATTTGCGCCTCTCTTACGCAAAATCAGCAACCAATCTTTATTTCATTGAAGGATAGTCAAGGGATTGATGATTTTAAAGACGCTCTCTTGGCTTTTTTCTCATCGCACTTTGCCTTGCCTGAAGGGCCACTCATCACAAGAGAAAGACACCGCGTCCATTTGCAAAAATGCCTTATTGCCCTTGAATCGTTTCTCATCAATCCTGATCAAGTTCTTGCAGCTGAAGATCTGCGTCAGGCCATGCATCAGCTCGGGACCATCACCGGCATTGTTGATGTAGAGGACTTACTCGATGTCATCTTCCGCGATTTCTGTATCGGGAAATGA
- a CDS encoding histidine triad nucleotide-binding protein, whose amino-acid sequence MTYDSNNIFARILRKEIPCNSVYEDDFVLSFHDIHPKAPVHILILPKGAYLSAQDFYAKGSAEEIHRFHQVIPMIAEKCGVHETGYRLVANCGLNGGQEVPHFHMHLIGGAKLSVF is encoded by the coding sequence ATGACCTATGATTCAAACAATATATTTGCGCGCATCCTCCGGAAGGAAATACCCTGTAATTCTGTTTATGAGGATGATTTTGTCTTGTCATTCCATGACATACACCCAAAAGCGCCGGTTCATATTTTGATTTTACCAAAGGGAGCCTATCTCTCAGCGCAGGATTTTTATGCCAAAGGATCAGCAGAAGAGATCCATCGCTTTCATCAAGTGATCCCCATGATTGCAGAAAAATGTGGCGTTCATGAAACGGGTTACAGGTTGGTTGCTAATTGTGGTTTGAATGGAGGCCAAGAGGTTCCCCATTTTCACATGCATCTAATAGGGGGCGCTAAGCTGTCGGTTTTTTGA
- a CDS encoding phosphotransferase, whose amino-acid sequence MFMPFRNFFLLSFLALFGCDEAKVCSVSPQKAPELLDQQWAQKVPLKGGLSGSNLYKVSDGTNSYVIRNIDNRSLEDRVIEIKAQQVASDAGYGPKLIAYDLDKGILLMEYLRPSTTAMLVDQLPEKLATLLHQIHDGPTFCEGLSIVSQIANRFDQIKQYPSDIDHNRLIAEIAMLKKLKVQKKTATHRDLNPNNFIWQGDSFKVIDFENAAEDDPFFDVATVTLFYFHDESSREAFWEAYFKRKLTAEERNHLAQMRKAVCLFYGLELLYHIPEDVVRTNVPLKPVMEVFMSFQAGTLSLYTTEGQFIFAKALLREAILD is encoded by the coding sequence ATGTTTATGCCGTTTCGTAATTTTTTTCTGCTCAGTTTTTTGGCTTTATTTGGGTGCGATGAAGCTAAAGTTTGCTCCGTTTCCCCTCAAAAAGCGCCTGAACTGTTAGATCAGCAATGGGCCCAAAAAGTACCGCTAAAGGGCGGATTGTCAGGCTCAAACCTTTATAAGGTATCAGATGGAACCAATTCTTATGTGATTCGAAATATTGATAATCGAAGTCTTGAAGATAGAGTTATAGAAATTAAAGCTCAACAAGTCGCATCGGATGCTGGTTATGGGCCAAAGTTGATCGCTTATGATCTTGATAAAGGTATTTTGTTGATGGAATATCTAAGGCCTTCCACAACAGCCATGTTAGTCGACCAGCTGCCTGAAAAGCTAGCTACACTTTTGCATCAGATTCATGATGGACCTACATTTTGTGAAGGGCTTTCTATTGTCAGCCAAATCGCGAACCGTTTTGATCAAATAAAGCAGTATCCCTCAGATATCGATCATAATAGGTTGATTGCAGAAATTGCAATGCTTAAAAAGCTCAAAGTTCAGAAAAAGACAGCAACTCATCGCGATTTGAATCCAAATAATTTTATTTGGCAGGGGGATTCGTTTAAAGTCATCGATTTTGAAAATGCAGCAGAGGATGATCCATTTTTTGATGTGGCAACCGTTACTCTCTTTTATTTCCATGATGAGAGTAGCAGAGAGGCCTTTTGGGAAGCTTATTTCAAGAGAAAGCTAACAGCAGAAGAACGAAATCATTTGGCTCAAATGCGCAAAGCAGTTTGTTTGTTCTATGGGCTTGAACTTTTGTATCATATCCCTGAAGATGTTGTGAGGACGAATGTTCCCCTTAAGCCGGTAATGGAGGTTTTCATGAGTTTTCAGGCTGGTACTCTATCTCTTTATACAACAGAAGGTCAGTTTATATTTGCCAAAGCCTTATTAAGAGAAGCCATTTTAGATTAA
- the gmk gene encoding guanylate kinase yields MEHLNTNLSANTGIRRRGIMVVLSSPSGAGKTTISRAILEKDPNIHLSVSYTTRPKRQNEVDGVDYVFVTEPEFKRLIDNNKLLEWAKVFGHYYGTPREQVEALLSKGQDILFDIDWQGTQQLSEKAADDIVSVFILPPSGKELERRLRSRGRDPEDEIKRRMGKASDEMSHWAEYHYVIVNRDVETSLQKVESIILTERLIRRRQIGLSQFVKKLQNELDVYAVS; encoded by the coding sequence ATGGAACATTTAAATACAAATCTCAGTGCCAATACAGGCATACGTCGCAGAGGCATTATGGTTGTGCTTTCCTCACCCTCGGGGGCAGGCAAAACAACAATTTCACGTGCAATTCTAGAAAAAGATCCGAATATTCATCTATCTGTTTCATATACCACAAGGCCCAAGCGTCAAAATGAAGTTGATGGCGTTGATTATGTATTTGTGACAGAGCCTGAATTTAAGCGTTTAATTGACAATAATAAGCTTTTAGAATGGGCAAAAGTTTTCGGCCATTATTATGGAACGCCTCGAGAGCAGGTGGAAGCACTTCTCTCAAAAGGTCAAGATATCCTCTTTGATATTGATTGGCAAGGAACGCAGCAGCTCTCTGAAAAAGCGGCTGATGACATTGTGAGTGTTTTTATTTTGCCGCCATCAGGAAAAGAGTTAGAACGTAGATTGCGTAGCCGTGGCAGAGACCCAGAAGACGAAATCAAACGCAGGATGGGCAAAGCTTCAGATGAAATGAGTCATTGGGCAGAGTATCACTATGTGATTGTGAATCGAGATGTTGAAACAAGCTTGCAAAAAGTTGAGTCAATTATTTTGACAGAGAGGCTTATTCGTCGTCGTCAAATTGGCCTCTCGCAATTTGTGAAAAAACTTCAGAATGAGCTTGATGTTTATGCCGTTTCGTAA
- the ndk gene encoding nucleoside-diphosphate kinase: MLQRTFSIIKPDATRRNLTGAINALIESNGLRIIAQKRIRLSREQAEGFYAVHKERGFFGELCDFMISGPVVVQVLEGENAVAKYRDIMGATNPEQAAPGTIRKEFAESIEANSVHGSDSTDNAAIEIKFFFPDSEITG; this comes from the coding sequence ATGCTACAACGTACATTTTCTATCATTAAACCAGATGCGACACGTCGCAATCTTACAGGTGCAATCAATGCTCTCATTGAATCAAACGGCCTTAGAATTATTGCTCAAAAACGTATTCGTCTTTCTCGTGAACAAGCTGAAGGATTCTACGCAGTTCATAAAGAACGTGGCTTTTTCGGTGAACTCTGCGACTTCATGATCTCAGGCCCTGTTGTTGTTCAAGTTCTTGAAGGCGAAAATGCAGTTGCAAAATATCGCGACATTATGGGTGCAACAAACCCAGAGCAAGCAGCTCCTGGCACCATCCGTAAAGAATTTGCTGAATCAATCGAGGCAAACTCAGTTCATGGCTCAGATAGCACTGATAATGCAGCGATCGAGATTAAATTCTTCTTCCCAGATTCTGAAATTACTGGCTAA
- a CDS encoding ATP-binding protein: MIIRSLQKTLLKALARQPSVVLLGPRQVGKTTLALQVSEEKDSIYLDLESPEDLQKLSDPLLYLRSHENMLIILDEIQRVPDLFLSLRGLIDERRRKGQPVGHFLLLGSASLDLLKQSSETLAGRISQLELTPLTVLEISEPQDEYIQLWVRGGFPNSYLSENDQLSFEWRHDFIRSYLERDIPQLGPRIPSETLRRLWIMLAHIQGSLLNASQLAKNLGVSVQTITRYIDLLVDLLLVRRLQPFHANIGKRLVKSPKVYIRDSGLLHSLLGIKDAEALQGHPIVGASFESFVIENCLNCAPFGTNAYFYRTAAGAEIDLLLEMPDRSLWAIEIKRSLSPKIQKGFYHAQEDLKPDRSFIIYAGKERYPLNEGIEIIGLYDFLQMLEQFGTQK, translated from the coding sequence ATGATAATCAGATCGCTTCAAAAAACACTTCTAAAAGCATTGGCAAGGCAACCTTCTGTTGTTCTTTTGGGGCCTCGTCAAGTTGGGAAAACAACATTGGCTCTTCAAGTCAGTGAAGAAAAAGATTCGATTTATCTCGACTTAGAATCACCAGAGGATCTTCAAAAATTATCTGATCCACTGCTTTATTTGCGTTCGCATGAAAATATGTTGATTATACTGGATGAAATCCAACGTGTTCCAGATTTATTTTTATCATTGAGAGGGTTGATTGATGAAAGGAGAAGAAAGGGGCAACCAGTTGGTCATTTCCTTTTGTTGGGTTCGGCATCGTTAGACCTTCTGAAGCAATCGTCTGAAACATTAGCTGGTCGTATTTCTCAGTTAGAGCTAACACCATTAACAGTCTTAGAGATTAGTGAGCCTCAGGATGAATATATCCAGCTTTGGGTAAGAGGAGGTTTTCCAAATAGCTATCTTAGTGAAAATGATCAACTTAGCTTTGAGTGGCGTCATGATTTTATTCGGTCGTATTTAGAAAGGGATATTCCACAATTAGGCCCAAGAATACCTTCAGAAACGTTGAGACGGCTTTGGATTATGTTGGCTCATATACAAGGAAGTCTTTTAAATGCTTCACAGCTGGCAAAAAATCTCGGTGTGAGTGTGCAGACAATTACCCGTTATATTGATTTGCTCGTGGATCTTTTATTGGTTAGGCGTCTTCAGCCATTTCATGCGAATATAGGTAAACGGTTAGTGAAATCACCTAAAGTTTATATTCGAGATTCTGGTTTGCTTCACTCATTGTTAGGGATCAAAGATGCGGAGGCGCTCCAAGGTCATCCTATCGTAGGAGCAAGTTTTGAATCTTTTGTTATAGAAAATTGTTTAAATTGTGCTCCTTTTGGGACTAATGCTTATTTCTATAGAACCGCTGCTGGAGCTGAAATAGATCTGCTTTTGGAAATGCCTGATAGATCTTTATGGGCTATAGAGATCAAAAGAAGCTTGTCTCCTAAAATACAGAAGGGATTCTATCACGCTCAAGAGGACTTAAAACCCGATAGATCTTTTATTATCTATGCGGGAAAGGAGCGTTATCCTTTAAATGAGGGCATAGAAATTATAGGGCTTTATGATTTTCTTCAAATGCTTGAGCAGTTTGGGACGCAAAAATAA
- a CDS encoding ABC transporter permease encodes MSEEKQLNWNWEGEKLHLIPQGKWTYLDTFQILPYTKKILKEKKPTHIILDFQDITTFDSIGGAELKLLISSFKLDATNITFQNMPQSHTWFLDQLKEPTVHGVSISKHYQFRETVETVGENFVDVCKEFHSVMSFSGLFYMKAIKLFFSPKLFRSKAFVNQIKWIGIDALPIVMLLIFLIGIVLAYQGVTQFRKFGAEIFVVNLLGVSILREIGVLITAIIIAGRSGSAITAQLGSMKINREVDALQVMGLDPIYVLVLPRILALTVTLPVLTFIADLVGLFGGAVMCRFYLDLSFVQFLEQLKTAVDLKTFIVGFAKAPFFGFIIALIATYQGFQVFESAQSLGRMTTRSVVQSIFSIIVLDAIFSILFAMYQI; translated from the coding sequence GTGTCAGAAGAAAAACAACTAAATTGGAATTGGGAAGGTGAAAAACTTCATCTCATCCCACAAGGCAAATGGACGTATCTCGATACCTTCCAGATTCTTCCTTACACAAAAAAAATTCTCAAAGAAAAAAAACCAACCCACATCATTCTCGATTTTCAAGATATCACCACCTTTGATTCCATCGGAGGCGCTGAGTTAAAACTTCTCATCAGCTCTTTTAAACTTGATGCGACAAATATCACTTTTCAAAACATGCCTCAATCGCACACGTGGTTTCTGGATCAATTAAAAGAACCCACTGTTCACGGCGTCTCAATCTCAAAACACTATCAATTTCGAGAAACAGTTGAAACTGTTGGTGAGAACTTTGTTGATGTCTGTAAAGAATTTCATAGCGTTATGAGTTTTTCTGGTCTCTTTTATATGAAAGCGATCAAACTTTTTTTCTCCCCAAAACTTTTCAGAAGCAAGGCCTTTGTGAATCAAATCAAATGGATTGGTATTGACGCTTTGCCTATTGTAATGCTCCTCATCTTTCTGATTGGCATTGTGCTGGCTTACCAGGGTGTTACACAATTTAGAAAATTTGGCGCTGAAATTTTTGTCGTCAACTTACTCGGGGTCTCAATATTGAGAGAAATAGGCGTATTAATAACCGCAATCATCATCGCAGGTCGATCGGGTTCCGCTATTACGGCTCAACTCGGTTCTATGAAAATCAATCGAGAAGTCGATGCCCTTCAAGTCATGGGACTTGATCCTATTTACGTCCTCGTCCTGCCGCGTATTCTTGCCTTGACAGTCACTCTTCCGGTCTTAACATTTATTGCAGATCTTGTTGGCCTTTTTGGAGGTGCCGTTATGTGTCGCTTTTATCTAGACCTGAGTTTTGTTCAATTTCTTGAACAATTAAAAACAGCTGTTGACTTAAAAACCTTCATCGTTGGCTTCGCAAAAGCACCTTTCTTTGGTTTTATTATTGCTTTAATTGCAACCTATCAAGGTTTCCAAGTTTTTGAAAGCGCACAAAGCCTGGGTCGTATGACCACGCGCTCAGTTGTACAATCCATTTTCTCGATCATCGTTCTTGATGCTATTTTCTCAATTCTTTTTGCCATGTACCAGATATAG
- a CDS encoding ATP-binding cassette domain-containing protein, with product MIKTRTPVLKIENLTTKIQDFTLHQHLDLDLYPGEVLGLVGGSGTGKSVLFNVILGLLPMSAGHITILGQHTTKTKPADFINVQKQIGVLFQTSALFSDLTLFENVRMPLLEHTSLSPKLMDEIVRMKLDFVGLLKKDYHKYPSELSGGMQKRAGLARALALDPKILLLDEPTAGLDPISAAKFDELIANLQSLLGFSVLMVTHDLDSLKAVCTRIAVLIDKKIISGTLSELLQNPTPWIQEYFSGPRGIQARVLDISR from the coding sequence ATGATCAAAACGCGCACCCCTGTTCTCAAAATTGAAAATCTCACCACAAAAATTCAAGATTTCACGTTGCACCAGCATCTTGATCTTGATCTCTACCCGGGTGAAGTTCTTGGTCTTGTTGGTGGTAGCGGAACAGGTAAATCTGTACTCTTTAACGTGATCTTAGGCCTGCTCCCTATGTCAGCTGGCCACATCACCATTCTAGGACAACATACAACCAAAACAAAACCCGCTGATTTCATAAACGTTCAAAAACAAATCGGTGTTCTTTTCCAGACCTCTGCTCTCTTTTCGGACCTCACCCTCTTCGAAAACGTTAGAATGCCTTTGCTTGAACATACGTCTCTCAGTCCAAAACTTATGGATGAGATTGTTCGTATGAAGCTTGACTTTGTTGGCCTTCTCAAAAAGGACTATCATAAATATCCATCAGAGCTTTCAGGCGGCATGCAAAAACGTGCAGGTCTCGCCAGAGCCCTTGCCCTTGATCCTAAAATTCTTCTACTTGATGAGCCCACTGCCGGGCTTGATCCTATCTCTGCAGCTAAGTTCGATGAATTAATCGCCAACCTGCAAAGCCTTTTAGGCTTTAGCGTTCTGATGGTTACGCATGATCTAGACAGTTTAAAAGCTGTTTGTACAAGAATTGCAGTCCTGATCGATAAGAAGATTATCTCCGGAACACTTTCAGAGCTTTTACAAAATCCAACACCATGGATTCAAGAATATTTCAGTGGACCGCGAGGCATTCAAGCCCGGGTTTTAGACATTTCACGGTAA
- a CDS encoding 3-deoxy-manno-octulosonate cytidylyltransferase, producing MSTIVIIPSRLAATRLPNKPLLDMDGLPMVIRVAKQSIAANVGPVYVAAGDQEIIDCCAAHGVNACLTPVDLPTGSDRIHALVKELDPKGEKWDRVINVQGDLPLIEPSSIAFVDKVSRASDCEIATLVAVSKDLSELTNMNVVKAAIEIDPTTNMGPALYFSRNPIPSGNGEHYHHIGIYAYKRDALDRFVGLPQAEIEKRERLEQLRAMANGMRLSAGLVTQIPLGVDTIEDYHAILAHLQQRAGNG from the coding sequence ATGTCAACAATTGTTATTATTCCGTCTCGTCTTGCTGCAACACGTTTGCCAAACAAGCCTTTGCTTGACATGGATGGTTTGCCGATGGTTATCAGAGTTGCAAAACAATCTATTGCTGCCAATGTCGGGCCTGTTTATGTTGCCGCTGGTGATCAGGAAATCATCGATTGCTGCGCCGCTCATGGCGTGAATGCTTGTTTGACTCCGGTTGATTTGCCAACAGGGTCTGATCGGATTCATGCCCTTGTGAAGGAGCTTGATCCAAAAGGTGAAAAGTGGGATCGTGTGATCAATGTGCAAGGGGACTTGCCTTTGATTGAGCCTTCATCAATCGCTTTTGTTGATAAGGTTAGCCGCGCGTCAGATTGTGAGATTGCAACACTCGTTGCTGTTTCAAAAGATCTGTCTGAATTGACGAATATGAATGTTGTGAAAGCAGCGATTGAGATTGATCCTACAACAAATATGGGGCCTGCGCTTTATTTTTCACGCAATCCAATTCCATCAGGCAATGGGGAGCACTATCATCATATTGGTATTTATGCTTATAAGCGTGATGCATTAGATCGCTTTGTTGGCCTGCCACAAGCTGAGATTGAAAAAAGAGAAAGACTCGAGCAGTTGCGTGCAATGGCAAATGGTATGCGTCTTTCAGCGGGTCTTGTGACACAGATACCGTTGGGTGTGGATACCATTGAAGATTACCATGCAATCTTGGCTCACTTACAGCAAAGAGCTGGGAACGGTTAA
- the hslU gene encoding ATP-dependent protease ATPase subunit HslU: MMSDFSPRETVSELDKYIIGQNAAKKAVAIALRNRWRRQQLPKEIREEVLPKNILMIGPTGVGKTEIARRLAKLADSPFLKVEATKFTEVGYVGQDVERIIRDLVEIGITMHKDRMRRQVRVKAEAAAENKVLNAIVGENATEETKEKFRKKLRDGELADREIEIDVEESLQSSMPTFDIPGMPGAQMGMLNLNDILGKSFGTKTKKKKMTVAESYDVLLLEESEKLLDQEKAVSAAIEDVEQNAIVFIDEIDKITSRSDARGSGEVSREGVQRDLLPLLEGTQVSTKYGTVKTDHILFIASGAFHIAKPSDLLPELQGRLPIRVELNALTVEDFKRILLEPKASLVSQYIALMKTEDFDLEFTTDAIEEIARIAVDVNHNVENIGARRLQTVMEKLLEEISFTASDRGGDKLVIDGQYVRDKVEALAKNTDLSKFIL, from the coding sequence ATAATGAGTGATTTTAGTCCACGTGAGACCGTTTCAGAACTCGATAAATATATCATTGGTCAAAATGCAGCGAAAAAAGCTGTGGCGATTGCGTTACGGAATCGTTGGAGACGCCAGCAACTTCCGAAAGAAATACGCGAAGAAGTCCTGCCAAAAAATATTTTGATGATTGGACCAACAGGAGTTGGTAAAACAGAAATTGCCAGACGTCTTGCAAAATTAGCAGATAGTCCGTTTTTGAAAGTTGAGGCCACAAAATTTACAGAAGTTGGTTATGTAGGCCAGGATGTTGAGCGTATTATTCGCGATCTTGTTGAGATTGGTATTACAATGCATAAGGACAGAATGCGCAGGCAAGTGCGCGTGAAAGCAGAAGCCGCAGCTGAAAATAAAGTGCTCAATGCAATTGTTGGTGAAAATGCAACAGAAGAGACAAAAGAAAAATTCCGGAAAAAATTGAGGGATGGTGAATTAGCGGATCGTGAAATTGAGATAGATGTCGAAGAATCTTTGCAATCATCGATGCCAACATTTGACATTCCTGGAATGCCTGGCGCGCAAATGGGCATGCTCAATTTGAATGATATTCTGGGCAAGTCTTTTGGGACAAAAACAAAAAAGAAGAAGATGACTGTTGCTGAATCTTATGATGTGCTTTTGCTTGAAGAGAGTGAAAAGCTTCTGGATCAGGAAAAAGCAGTGTCTGCAGCCATTGAAGATGTTGAGCAAAATGCAATTGTTTTCATTGATGAGATCGATAAAATCACCTCTCGATCTGATGCAAGAGGCAGTGGTGAAGTGTCTCGTGAAGGCGTGCAGCGCGATTTACTACCGTTGCTTGAAGGAACACAAGTTTCAACAAAATACGGTACAGTTAAGACAGATCATATTCTCTTTATTGCCTCTGGTGCTTTTCATATCGCAAAGCCATCAGATCTTTTGCCAGAACTACAAGGGCGTTTGCCAATTCGTGTTGAATTAAATGCCCTGACAGTAGAGGATTTCAAAAGAATTCTTCTAGAGCCAAAGGCTAGTTTGGTGAGTCAATATATAGCCTTGATGAAGACTGAAGATTTTGATTTGGAATTTACGACAGATGCGATTGAGGAAATTGCACGTATTGCAGTTGATGTGAATCACAATGTTGAAAATATTGGAGCGCGCCGTTTGCAAACGGTCATGGAGAAATTGCTGGAAGAAATTAGCTTCACAGCAAGTGATCGAGGCGGTGATAAGCTTGTGATCGATGGTCAATATGTCAGAGACAAAGTTGAAGCTTTGGCGAAGAATACTGATTTGTCTAAGTTCATTCTATAA